The DNA segment AACATCTATTGTTCATCATTTCTTCTCTTCTGCTCTCCGTCTGGTCAGCATGTTGGACCACATGTCCAGACGTTCTCGCTCCCTGCTGTCTCTTTTCTTCACCTCCCTTGCCCTGTCGTTATCTGTGCTGGCATTCTGCACATCATACTGGTGCGAGGGAACGCACAAGGTGGTTAAACCACTCTGCCTTTCACCTGTCAAGATGAAGAACTGTGGTCAGAACAACAGTGAGCCTTACACTACAGGTATGATATCTTCAGGTTTGATATTACTGGTGTAATTGTTGCAAGAAAATGAAGGATCTGAGTGGACAGATTGAACAGCTAAGAGATGGTCTCTGTGGAAACTTTTATTTAAGTGAGAGAGGATTTTGAAACCAGTGCTGAATTGCTTGCTTTGAGATCTGAACCTGAAATGCTTAGTTTGCATAACATGCTGATTTAAAACTGAATTGTTAATATGGATGAAACAATGACAAGAACATTTTAACACTGTTCATAAGTGACAGTGCAAATAGTATTACGCAATGAATGCAAGGCATTTTTCACTTCAGAGTTGTTTTACACATTTAATATTTTCTAGTTTCAGATGTTCATTGTTTAGTCTAAACAGAAAGATAGAGTCAACATTCAACAAGTCTTTTTTTGCTACAGGAAAGTTTATTTCCAAAACAGTATTATTTGCATATTGTGGTCTCTATGATCTATGTATATTTGGCTGCTTAGATGCCCTGATTTCCTTCCATGTATACAGTACATCTTTGTGTGTATCATACTTGCATTCGGTTTTAGCATGGTGCTCTAAATTTCAGTTTCATTCCATgaatttcactgtgtactgtatatacaccggccactttattaggtacacctgtacatctacttattcatgcgattatctaatcagccaatcatgtggcagcagtgtaatgtataaaatcattcagatgtgggtcaggagcttcagttaatgttcacatcaaccatctgaatggggaaaaatgtgatctcagtgatttagacagtggcatgattgttgttcaagacgggctggtttgagtatttctctaactgctgatctcctgggattttcatgcacaacagtctctagagtgtaaagagaatggtgcgaaaaacaaaaaacatccagcgagtggcagttctatGGGCAAAGAGAGCTTGTTctatgacagaggtcagaggagaatggccagactggtccaagctgacgggaaggtgacagtaacccaaataaacacgtgtTACAACAGTGCTTGcggaaaagcatttctgaacgtacaacacgtcgaacattgaggcagatgggctacagcagcagaagacccctctgggtaccactactgtcagcttagaacaagAAACTGAGGCTGCAATAAGCACAGACTCACCAAAACAGGACAGTacatgattggaaaaacatcgcctgctctgacaaatctggatttctgctaaTGTACACAagtggtaggcccactgcagcctcagttttctgttcttgactgacagaagtggaacccgacgtggtcttctgttgttgtagcccatctgcctcaagattCAGCatgttctgagatgctattctgctcactacaattgtacagagtgattatctgagttactgtagcctttctgtcagctcgaaccagtctggccattctccattgacctctctcatcagcaaagcatttccatccacagaacttccactcactggatgttttttgtttttggcaccattctgagtaaactcttgagcctgttgtgtgtgaaaatcccaggagatcagcagttacagaatcactgagatcatattttttccccattctgatggtaaatgtgaacattaactgaagctcctgaccagtatctgaatgattttatgcattgcactgctgccaaacgattggctagttagataatcgtatgaatatGTAGGTCTACAGGtgaacctaataaagtggtcactgagtgtgtgtgtgtgtgtatatatatatatatatatatatatatatatatatatatatatatatatatatatatatatatgtgtgtgtatgtatgtatgtatttaattatattaatattatattaatatatctcGCCACACTCCTGTCTACTCTTTTCTCCTCAGAGAGCCCCACCCCAGATCCCTGGGGCCCATCCAATAGAACAATATCACCAAAGCGAAGGGAGGAACTTGCTAAGATTCGACAGAGGCAATTAGCCAATGCAGTCAATTACATCTGGGAGACAGGAGAGGACAAATATACCTTTCGATATTTCCACACAGGATTTTGGGAATCTTGTGAAAGACATGCTGATGGTGAGAGGAAAAAGTGTCATCAACATTTTTTTATGGAGTTTTTGATTTTCATCCAGTTAATTATAGTGGTTTAGTCACACAAGTgacgtattcattttaaaatatttcatgcaGGCATACTGTTGATCTATCCAATCAACTTGTGAGCACTTGACTCACAACTGTTACTGCATTTCTAGTTTCACCTGTCATACCTGTATTAGATTGTACTCTTTGTACATTTCTGAGCAATTCTGGAACTTTCTGGAATATTGCAGCGCTTCTCTTGTCATTGTCTCTCTAgaattttgctgttgttgttgtagtaTTCCTCAATTGTAAGGTGTGTCTTCTAAAAGAATGAATATAAATGAAAAGTAAATGCATATAATTGCACTGTTGTATGGATTAAGCCTATGTAGGATAGAGAGAGTAAATTAATTGGATTCCATTGGTATTGTTTGTTCTGCTACTTTACAGGAGAACGATGTCGCAGGTTTTTGGATCTTACCCCTGGAGAGACTCATGGTGAGAATGAtgtttatgtgcatgtgtgtgtgtttgtgtgtgtgttcttttccCATAAGGTTCTATGTGCGGACATTAGTTAATGCGTTATGTATCATAAactaataaagatttttttacaCATGTAGcctatttatcttggttaatttcAGTTTCTacgtattaatacatttttaacattaaaagttctttacattaacattacttgcattatgaactaacaatgaacagtagtagctgtatttattaacatttttttgttttgttctaattaacatttttattgattcgtatgcacatgacagtggaaaaaactcaacacatatataaagaatcaacattttacatttaaaccctactaatacaatcccaccctgacccctaacgaacacccctgtggtcccacataacacacacacaatccaaaaaaaataaaataaaaatataaaataaaaaatatatatatatatatatatatatatatatatatatatatatatatatatatatatatatatatatatatatatatatacatacaaataaataaataaataaataaataataaacatacacgattaaactaaactacactttccacatcccctccctgagagtccccccaaaaaaactaaatatttgccccattttttagcaaataagtccctaaaccccagccttctacttaccgcctcttcaaatgcagctaccttccccatttccacacaccactccgaaaaagagggtgctccacttgacttccaaccccttaaaattacttgcctgccgatcatgagactggtcagaacccaattttttatgtgattatcccctaaatgcatgactgccccatcacccaaaatacagagtctgggacaaagcaaaacctgagtgttcaaaatatcacacaaatacctctgaaccctcaaccaaaactcctggatcttaacacacccccaaaagacatgggtagtgtctccaacttctgattggcatcgccagcaagtgggtgtgtctttaagaccaagcctataaaatctagagggggtccaataaaatctatgtaaaatcttaaattgcataaggtgaacccttgcatctctagatacagacttgacatttttaagaatcttagtccacactccatcctccaataccaaattcaaatctttttcccatactctcttgagagaagtcaaggctccatcccccagactctgaattagtagggagtaatacacagatgcatcatggccttttccaaaagcagcaatcacctctccctccacacctgccgctttaggggggtgcgtgccactcccaaaaatagtgcagagtaggtggcgaagctgtaaatacttacaaaactgagatctgggaatgccaaaatgttgaaccaaattttcaaaaggtctcaatactccaccctcatataggtcaccaagtgcattaaccccccttacaatccaatctgaccaacaaaaaggggacttattaatacatagtttagggttcagccatatgctcgaggctgtgtttaaataaatatccaaattaaacactctggacacttttgtccatatcgagtgcaaatgcaaaataacggggtgcgacttaacctctccggctaatttgatcgaaaggctttgcaatggcgagataggggcaagaacttccttttcaatacaaaaccagggaggggctctctcaggtggaagcgaccaatgagccaaatgtctaagaccgaatgcacaataataaaaacaaatcttgggtaggccttacTCACCATTGTcgattggcctatgtaacttattgaaattaaACCTGgggcacttaccattccaaataaaggacttcgctatgctatcaaattgcttgaaataagagagggagagactgaagcatgtagttgaattttggaatacaattcattttaataacattaaccttcccaatcatcgataaatgtaatgaagcccacctgcccacatctctcgaaaacctttttattaaagggtcaaaattaactctaactaaatcagacaaattggctgggaataaaatccccaaatacttaatgccctgtttgggccaccggaaggcgcccggctggaaagccgtttctgggcagtacgctgtcagcgctaaagcttcggatttagaccaactgactttgtatcctgagaacttggaaaaggaattaataattctgtggaggcaaggcatagatctagtaggttcagagacaaataataaaatatcatctgcgtaaagcagaagcttatgcgccacgcctcccgctgtcacccctggaaaatcatcctcctttcttattgcggctgctaatggttccagggcaagacagaacaataatggggaaagagggcaaccctgccgagtgcccctatccagagtaaaataatctgaaattaatcaatttctttgtaccgctgctaccgggtgtctataaagtaacttaatccatccaaaaaAAGTATtgccaaacccatacatttccaaaatcttaaaaagataattccattctaccataacaaatgccttttcggcgtcaagtgagatggcagcgactggagattgttcattcaccactgaccacatgatattgatgagacgcctaatgttatcagaagagctacggccccgaataatccctacctgatctatatgtataagagatgtcataactttacttaatcggtttttttgacaatatttttacatctagttgtatcagggagattggacggtaacttttacactcgcttggatctttgtcctttttaagaatcagactgatccgggcttgtgtcatggttggtggaagctttccattctttaatgtttcagtataaatgtctaacaaaagtggagccaattctgtagcataggatctaaaaaattctgcggcaaatcCATCtgaccccggagccttgccagtaggtagggacttaattacctcgtcaagcttctccaaggttatctcagaatcaagagagtttgctcaatcgtcagtttaggaagatctaatagttccacaagttttctaatatcttcatcagtaggcgaaggcgtggaactataaagatcaatacagaattctttaaaggcattattaatttcaatggctgagggaatgatagaaaaagactgtctctgctttatatatctagccaaaagcttccctgctttgtcacccgactcaaaatatgactgtcttgacctgaataaccaaaactccactttccgcgacaaaatagtattatatctgtatttcaatcaggtcaattctctgaggtcatcagctgacatacggcgctttagctctgccttggcacttttaatatttccttccaactccacaagttctcgtgctttggattttttggtgaatgaggcatactgtatgatccaacccctaagtaccgccttaagtgcctcccaagcctcGCCCACAGAgggtactgaggaccagttggtctccatataaacattgatttcagtctttaacatttgttggaaatcatgattttgcagaagggatacattaaggtgccaactatatgatttctttttctctatatgtggcatcacctctaaactcaccagggtgtgatctgagactaaaatgtttccaattgagcaatcaacaacagatgaaatgagggatttgtatataaaaaaaaaaaaaatctattctagaataaatcttatggactgatgaaaaaaatgtatagtccctaccggatgggttcaaaagtctccaaatatgtggagacttttgaacttttgagtattattcaataaaacaagctccagccgctaggcggagccaacacaatccccggatggtcgagtcaattcactcggaggccgcgtaaaagtatataccatgacttacacaatccgtcagctttataaaagacatcctttgtgtgagcatgtagatattttgcggtcatccgtagtgtccactctcaaactggcagggaacttcagtgcaaaagtttctttaaggaaaagtgttattcacaaaacaagctccagccgctcggcggagccaacgcaaaaaatccaaaatgtcgcccagcttcctcaagagtaagtacagcaagttgacccactcacatgagaaacctccaatggtttactcagacattgattctataaaagacattgcttgattgggacatataaatactttgcgaccgaccttcgtttctattctcagtttggctagaaatatcagagcaaacgagatctttctctgatgtaagagtttcttacattccttgaaccgatcgcgtttctctcgtcgagttcgcaaagtccgggaacaagaaaatagtatggttcttccaagaaagcttccctttgctcctcgcctggcgcaacacaagatttttatcggatgatctcagaaatctggccagaatcggtcggggcctgtctccctcagcaaatctgtgagctgggactctgtgagctcgctcaatttccagcttgtggcctgttatgtcgagcagactcgggaaaaactcgtctaggaatttcaccaaatctctgccctcctcatgctcaggaattccaacaattctgacgttattccttTGGCTTCTATtgtcaagatcttcaagcttttcaaggagatgttccaaatcaactttggtcacaggcggattagcggttaattacctctccgaagattccagaaaatcggattcctcaacatctgacactcttgttaCTAACTCagtgaattttatttccatcgccgtaatcgatcgacgtatttcagcgagatcctccaactcagcaagaaccttcatcaacatcaccgacatgttggacaactgacgctggatctcctctcctgccgcgccatccaaatcgagtccctggtctgtaggtctgtcggggctttcatccttaacacgtaagtgtcttttaatgtctccagatcccgaggattttgacttttttgccatgttttacctcaaagagcaattgtgtaactgggtgtatcaaattcaccagattataacatgaaaacaattgaaaatttagcaaagtgcgcagagctcatcgctcacacgtctgcttcttgcatggcgtcccGTGACCCttatatttattaacattaaccaagataataaTAAATGCTGCAGAAAAagtttttgttcattgttagtttacaacacctaatgcatttacaaatgttgaCATTTAGAACCTTatcataaagtgttaccaaataatttCCACCTGATGGAATGATATAAACGTGATGTATCTGTGCCTACAAGCCATTTCTGTATACATTGTGCTCCTCTGTCTTCTTGCTGCAGGTGTTCTATGGTTGTCAATGATTGCTGAGTTCATGTACATCAGTTTGTTAGGGATGGGTTTTCTACTCATGTGGCTGGAGGTGTTGTGTTTTCATAAAGAAATGCATGCGCTCAAAATCAACGCCTTCGCAGCCATATGCACTGTGCTCTCAGGTAAGAGACTTGTCATTAGTCTCTCTTTCATTAACAGATTGACATTTAGGTATTATTGTTCagtgttaaagcatgattttgatTCTAACTTTCATTGCTCACACtactctatttttatttttaccttaTATGCAGTTCTTTGCTTACAAATTGTTTTACCGTACAATCAGCACAGTTGTTTCCTCCTTATAACCCCTGATTTCTTTTAGGGCTATTGGGGATGGTGGCTCATATGATGTACACCACTGTATTTCAGCTGACTGTAATTGTGGGGCCCAAAGACTGGAGACCTCAGACATGGGACTATGGCTGGTCATTTGCGTGAGTACACCTAGTTGTTTACTCAGTGTAATTCAACCCAGTATGTTAACTTTTGAGGTATTGGTAAATTAGAACTGATTACGATTTGagagttagttcaccccaaaatgaaaagtctatcatcatttactcaccctcattgtgttccaaacccatactttttttttttgtctgttttacaTAAAAGGTCATATAGAATTTCCTGGGTgcacttttccatacagtgaaagtgaatgggaacggATGCTGTTGCGCtccaaaatgtcaaaaataaataaataaaaagtgacacaaaagtagtccatatgactcgtgctccAGCAGTCTGAGTGtcctgaagccatatgataaatCTGTGTgaagaaaagactgaaatttaagttgtcatttactgaaaatcttcccctctgccaaaGCTCTCAAATTACATTCATGCTTCTACTTTTTCAAATATGGTGCAAATAGACACATCATGCTAGGTTTGATGTCAGGAATGCCAAACGCGATTGGTTGTTGCGTGTTTTGTGACCGAATGTGGTGCGTCAGTTTGAAAGTGCAAATGAGCTGTTAGCTAGATGGAAAgtaacattttagctttttctTTACTCTTGGTAACTGGTTGGTTGTAAAGAAAATGGGACATAAGACACCGCTAAAAATCTGAGGTTTAGAACAGTTAGCTGATTCTGTGACAAGAGCCTGTAACTCATGTCTAGtgctaaactctctctctcttgctgtcttTTCTTTACCCATCAATTCCAAGGCTGGCATGGGTTTCTTTTAGCTGCTGCATGGGCGCTGCAGTTATGACCCTTAATTCTTACACTAAAACAGTCATTGAGCGCCATCACCGGCAGAGGCTTCGACTAGAGGATGCCCGTGCTTCAAGCCACGCTCCAGCATATGACGAGGTGGTCCCAGGTGGTGGGCTGTACTCGGTCAGTGGCCTATTACAGTGCCCAGATGGGATGATAGACTCTGTGTGGGCATCAGATGGGAGCATGGGAATGGGGAGAGAGGGCAATGTGCCCACCCTGGTGCTGGTTGGTGGGTGTGGACCGGATACATGTGAGGACTGTGAGAGAGAAATGGATCAGATGAAGGAGGCCATGAAGGGATCTGACTCTCCTTGCTAAATGTGATTTGGGATTACATTTGAGCTGTATTGACAAATCTGGCCTTGAATGTTTTGCTTGTATggttgattaaattttttttaatgtgaactttctctataaattattttttttcaggcaTGAATGTGGCTGAAATTCAGTTAGTGTGAGTGGAGAGAGGAGTTCGAGAGATTTAGAGAGATAGTATGTGAGACAGGTGTCATCCGTTAATTGTGCAATAAGTGGATTTCCAAGTGTAAGGATTCTAGGAAATTTAATCTATGTTTTGAAGAATATGAGACTCTTGAGTGGATTACACTGAGACTGTCAAATCATGAGgtctgttattttctgttttgcAGCTGTctcatttgttatattttattattggttttctgctatcttttttttttttttttttggtttttgtttttttctccatgaTTGACACCCTGAagcaatttataaataaaaacctAAAGCTTAAATTGCCACTGGCAATGTAAAAAGATTTTGTTAAAATGCTGTAGTAAACTATTTGCCTGCTGTTTCATCTCTGCTATGCAATAACCATGAAACTCTTTGAATGTGAAAAGGATCTGATTACGTAATCAAAGTACACATGAAAGTTCTTGATCAGACTTGTTTAAAAGCATGAGAAACTGTGGGTGAATTtgatctttctttttgtttttgtttttaaatctgttCTTGCAACATGTTCTCATGAACCAAcagcacatttttaaatcaatacaGTATAGCCTAGTAGTCATCACTTAGTTTCAAATTTTTTTCAGTTGTGTAAATAAttgcacaaatatttatttaactcttatctttattttgtgttttttttattttctttatttgttattacaggtatttttctcattcaaTAGGGTCGTAAATATTTCCTTGCACACAaacgttttaaaaaaaacattgcggCATGAAAAGGGAGCATTTGGTGAtcttttttcgtttagtttaatgTAGTCATTTTTACTACCATTTATTAGCAATGTACATGTCTAAATTGCCTTTAAAGATGCTGACATATGTTGATATTGGATGTAACATTAGGCAACACACTTCCATTACATGTATAATTTACAGAATAAAAAATTCTTCAAATATCTATTCAATGTGTAATCGTTTGGAACCATCAAATGGTGTGATCAATGAAGATGTGATACTGCAATTTGATTTTCTGTCAGTTAAGAGTGTAGTGTATATAGTCAATAATGTAAATGAAACTTTAAGAACTGTGTAACATACACTGTTGTGTATACAGTAATTCTATTTACTGTATAGGACTTTTACTGTACTGTAATAACATACTGCAGATCTAGCAGACttccagatttgttttttttgtttttttgttttttttggtaaaatgttCTTATTAGTGACTCAGTTGACCTTTTCAGATTAGGGTGAGCGAATCTGTTAGTTTCTGACATGGTAAGGCCTCTGTTTACCACATGTTCAACAGTGGTGTCCAGACTTCATTAGACAATAGTTCCCTCTGCCTCCATGCCTTTGATGGGACCTATGACCAACTCTTTGACCTCATTAATGGGGCCCATGCCCACCTTTTTGACCACTCTGACAGGTCTCCTGTCCCTTCTTGTCATTGGTTTCTCTCCCTTGTTGTCTATTCTGTTCCATGATGGCAAATTGCGAATGCtcacacatatatatttttacGTT comes from the Myxocyprinus asiaticus isolate MX2 ecotype Aquarium Trade chromosome 15, UBuf_Myxa_2, whole genome shotgun sequence genome and includes:
- the LOC127452794 gene encoding germ cell-specific gene 1-like protein produces the protein MLDHMSRRSRSLLSLFFTSLALSLSVLAFCTSYWCEGTHKVVKPLCLSPVKMKNCGQNNSEPYTTESPTPDPWGPSNRTISPKRREELAKIRQRQLANAVNYIWETGEDKYTFRYFHTGFWESCERHADGERCRRFLDLTPGETHGVLWLSMIAEFMYISLLGMGFLLMWLEVLCFHKEMHALKINAFAAICTVLSGLLGMVAHMMYTTVFQLTVIVGPKDWRPQTWDYGWSFALAWVSFSCCMGAAVMTLNSYTKTVIERHHRQRLRLEDARASSHAPAYDEVVPGGGLYSVSGLLQCPDGMIDSVWASDGSMGMGREGNVPTLVLVGGCGPDTCEDCEREMDQMKEAMKGSDSPC